A part of Candidatus Dormiibacterota bacterium genomic DNA contains:
- a CDS encoding lysine 2,3-aminomutase, with the protein MSDHTPRTTTALRPATPSHQPFEYPLRRPFVEPDWRRIPGYRDTTQAEWESALWQRKNTVKNLKELGEALGPLLPESLAAGIERDQKERATMSLLVPPQMLNTMQVEDLWNDPVRRYMLPAFEDRDPDWPSHPKSQRDSLHEADMWVVEGLTHRYPTKVLAELLSTCPQYCGHCTRMDLVGNDVPQVEKHKFSIQQKDRYTQILDHLRKTPQVRDVVVSGGDIANLPISVLENFVSRLMDIDTIRDIRLATKGLMALPQHFLQDDVLRGLERLAKKARERGVDLAVHTHVNHAESLTPLVAKAVVHLLDMGFRDVRNQGVLMRGVNASAKALLDLCFTLLDHARIMPYYFYMCDMIPNSEHWRLAVHEAQQLQHDIMGYLPGFATPRIVCDVPFVGKRWVHQIKDYDREKGITFWTKNYRTALESDDDGALAKRHEYYDPIYTLPESGQAYWRAYRARA; encoded by the coding sequence ATGAGCGATCACACCCCACGCACGACGACGGCCTTGAGGCCCGCCACGCCGTCCCACCAGCCTTTCGAGTACCCCCTCAGGCGACCGTTCGTCGAGCCGGACTGGCGGCGCATCCCCGGGTACCGGGACACCACGCAGGCCGAGTGGGAGAGCGCCCTGTGGCAGCGCAAGAACACGGTCAAGAACCTGAAGGAGCTCGGCGAGGCCCTCGGGCCGCTGCTGCCCGAATCCCTGGCGGCGGGGATCGAGCGGGACCAGAAGGAGCGCGCCACGATGTCGCTCCTGGTGCCGCCGCAGATGCTCAACACGATGCAGGTCGAGGACCTGTGGAACGATCCCGTGCGCCGCTACATGCTCCCCGCGTTCGAGGACCGGGACCCGGACTGGCCCAGCCATCCGAAGTCGCAGCGCGACAGCCTGCACGAGGCCGACATGTGGGTGGTCGAGGGGCTGACGCACCGCTACCCGACGAAGGTCCTGGCGGAGCTCCTGTCCACCTGCCCGCAGTACTGCGGCCACTGCACGCGCATGGATCTCGTCGGCAACGACGTGCCTCAAGTGGAGAAGCACAAGTTCAGCATCCAGCAGAAGGACCGCTACACGCAGATTCTCGATCACCTGCGCAAGACGCCGCAGGTGCGCGACGTCGTGGTGTCGGGCGGCGACATCGCCAACCTGCCGATCTCCGTGCTCGAGAACTTCGTGTCGCGCCTCATGGACATCGACACCATCCGCGACATCCGCCTGGCGACCAAGGGGCTGATGGCCCTGCCGCAGCATTTCCTGCAGGACGACGTCCTGCGCGGTCTCGAGCGGCTGGCGAAAAAGGCGCGGGAGCGCGGCGTCGACCTCGCGGTGCACACGCACGTGAACCACGCCGAGTCGCTCACGCCCCTCGTGGCCAAGGCGGTCGTGCACCTGCTCGACATGGGGTTCCGCGACGTGCGCAACCAGGGGGTGCTGATGCGCGGCGTGAACGCCAGCGCCAAGGCGCTGCTGGATCTGTGCTTCACCCTGCTCGACCACGCGCGGATCATGCCGTACTACTTCTACATGTGCGACATGATCCCGAACAGCGAGCACTGGCGGCTGGCGGTGCACGAGGCCCAGCAGCTGCAGCACGACATCATGGGGTATCTCCCCGGCTTCGCCACGCCGCGCATCGTCTGCGACGTGCCGTTCGTCGGCAAGCGCTGGGTGCACCAGATCAAGGACTACGACCGCGAGAAGGGGATCACCTTCTGGACGAAGAACTACCGCACCGCCCTCGAGTCGGACGACGACGGCGCGCTCGCAAAGCGCCACGAGTACTACGACCCGATCTACACCCTGCCGGAGTCGGGCCAGGCCTATTGGCGCGCCTACCGTGCCCGCGCTTGA
- a CDS encoding ATP-binding cassette domain-containing protein, whose protein sequence is MAVLLFSHLRKAYAATVAVYDVTFEVRPGEVFGLLGPNGAGKTTLIRMLIDIIAPDAGEILLDGRPLSRADRGRIGYLPEERGLYRKEKVLDILVYFGMLKGLDRGAARARSLEWLSRVGLPEAAGRRADSLSKGMQQKVQIAGALLHDPAILVMDEPFTGLDPLNAVLVKDLLRERRDRGSLVILSTHQMPMVEELCDRVAMIDRGRLVLYGDLDEIRRSHGESIVLVDTDADLGALPIVARVERQGGLHRVVLRDGSRPRDLMALLQERRIAVDHFEALRTPVEEIFVRTVRSQGGVPAPPPVLAASHPVEPA, encoded by the coding sequence ATGGCCGTGCTCCTCTTCTCCCACCTGCGCAAGGCCTACGCGGCGACCGTCGCGGTCTACGATGTCACGTTCGAGGTCCGCCCGGGAGAGGTGTTCGGGCTCCTGGGCCCGAACGGGGCGGGGAAGACGACCCTCATCCGCATGCTCATCGACATCATCGCGCCGGACGCGGGGGAGATCCTCCTGGACGGCCGCCCGCTGTCGCGCGCCGACCGCGGGCGCATCGGCTACCTGCCGGAGGAGCGGGGTCTGTACCGCAAGGAGAAGGTCCTCGACATCCTGGTCTACTTCGGGATGCTGAAGGGTCTCGACAGGGGCGCCGCCCGCGCCCGATCGCTCGAATGGCTCTCCAGGGTCGGCCTGCCCGAGGCGGCCGGACGCCGGGCGGACTCTCTCTCGAAGGGGATGCAGCAGAAGGTTCAGATCGCCGGGGCGCTTCTGCACGATCCCGCCATCCTGGTGATGGACGAGCCGTTCACGGGGCTTGACCCGCTGAACGCCGTGCTCGTCAAGGACCTGCTGCGGGAGAGACGGGACCGGGGGAGCCTGGTCATCCTGTCGACGCACCAGATGCCGATGGTGGAGGAGCTGTGCGACCGCGTGGCGATGATCGATCGCGGGCGGCTGGTGCTGTACGGCGACCTGGATGAGATCCGACGCAGCCACGGTGAGTCGATCGTGCTCGTCGATACCGACGCCGACCTCGGGGCGCTGCCGATCGTGGCGCGCGTCGAGCGCCAGGGGGGGCTGCATCGAGTCGTCCTGCGGGACGGATCGCGACCGCGCGATCTGATGGCGCTCCTGCAGGAGCGGCGGATCGCCGTCGATCATTTCGAGGCCCTGCGCACGCCGGTGGAGGAGATCTTCGTGCGCACCGTCCGCTCGCAGGGGGGAGTTCCCGCGCCGCCGCCGGTTCTCGCGGCGTCCCACCCGGTCGAGCCGGCGTGA
- a CDS encoding ABC transporter permease has translation MSKVGVVAGREFLSTVKRRSYLIVTFGMPFFLSAYVAIVGLLPAYFMSRSGTSVKPIGIVDLARVVRPEVIDVVAKEHDVAARVAGELVRRVAPGASSDSAVTSLLEEFVRPLAFVKVASKDEALRQLRDGVVQRVFVLPVDYIGSGAVETYQTEAAPMTRGSERAERALARILRQSLAAGRVPEDVGTRLEQPIDSSASSSFLVRADGGVEPDRASERIARLVIPGVFAILLLMSLLTTAGYLLQGVVEEKENRVIEVILSSVTPQDLLFGKLLGLGAAGLLQLGVWVTVAGLASSLLAAAALAYLNWSLFLFCLLFFIGGYMMVGSLMTGTGALGTNARESQQFSVIWTLCLVIPPAVTWMLIVDDPNSWMARVLGWFPLTGPITMMIRLGTGKVPAWDAAVALACLAAGVYLSIRGSAALFRLGLLMYGKRPSLREIVRQLRHA, from the coding sequence GTGAGCAAGGTCGGCGTCGTCGCGGGCCGGGAGTTCCTCTCGACGGTGAAGCGCCGCTCGTACCTCATCGTCACCTTCGGCATGCCGTTCTTCCTGAGCGCCTACGTCGCGATCGTCGGCCTGCTGCCGGCCTATTTCATGAGCCGGTCCGGGACATCGGTCAAGCCGATCGGCATCGTGGACCTCGCGCGCGTCGTCCGCCCGGAGGTGATCGACGTGGTCGCGAAGGAGCACGACGTCGCGGCACGCGTGGCCGGCGAGCTGGTGCGGCGCGTGGCGCCCGGCGCTTCCAGCGACAGCGCCGTCACGTCTCTGCTCGAGGAGTTCGTGCGGCCGCTGGCGTTCGTCAAGGTCGCCTCGAAGGACGAGGCGCTGCGGCAGCTGCGGGACGGTGTCGTGCAGCGCGTCTTCGTGCTGCCCGTCGACTACATCGGGAGCGGCGCCGTCGAGACGTACCAGACGGAAGCCGCGCCCATGACGAGAGGCTCGGAGCGGGCCGAGCGGGCCCTGGCCAGGATCCTTCGCCAGTCCCTGGCGGCCGGACGCGTGCCCGAGGACGTCGGCACGCGTCTGGAGCAGCCGATCGACTCGTCGGCGTCATCCTCGTTCCTGGTGCGCGCGGACGGCGGCGTGGAGCCGGACAGGGCGAGCGAGCGGATCGCGCGTCTGGTCATCCCCGGTGTTTTCGCGATCCTCCTGCTCATGTCCCTTCTCACGACCGCCGGCTACCTCCTGCAGGGTGTGGTGGAGGAGAAGGAGAACCGCGTCATCGAGGTGATCCTGTCGTCGGTGACGCCGCAGGACCTGCTGTTCGGAAAACTTCTCGGGCTCGGGGCCGCGGGGCTGCTCCAGCTGGGAGTGTGGGTGACGGTGGCCGGCCTCGCCTCGAGCCTCCTCGCGGCGGCGGCGCTCGCCTATTTGAACTGGAGCCTGTTCCTGTTCTGCCTGCTGTTCTTCATCGGCGGGTACATGATGGTGGGCAGCCTGATGACGGGCACCGGTGCGCTGGGCACGAATGCCCGCGAGAGCCAGCAGTTCTCCGTGATCTGGACGCTGTGCCTGGTGATCCCGCCGGCCGTCACGTGGATGCTGATCGTGGACGATCCGAACAGCTGGATGGCGCGCGTTCTCGGCTGGTTCCCGCTGACGGGTCCGATCACGATGATGATCCGCCTCGGCACCGGGAAGGTTCCGGCCTGGGACGCCGCGGTGGCGCTCGCGTGCCTGGCCGCGGGAGTCTACCTCAGCATCCGCGGCTCGGCCGCGCTCTTCCGGCTCGGCCTCCTGATGTACGGCAAGCGTCCGTCACTGCGCGAGATCGTCCGCCAGCTCAGACACGCCTGA
- a CDS encoding CapA family protein gives MSRPPADRSWDAAPPDAGERNMQILLRHLPPEEIPVSEDLYTPTDLDAHLTALGEPPFSVVAVGDIMLGDHARKALRGGDNDYPFEAVLPLLKSAFIVLGNLEGPLARNAAKEPRNYSYKVNPGLAAALTRARISVLTLANNHALDCGRDGVIETLHALASAGADAIGAGVDRSAAHRPLIRRAGPWRVGLLGYYWNERCAATADLPGAAMDTPEALKADIGALRERVDRVVVTFHWGVPYYREPSPENRAKARFAVDCGADVVIGHHPHIVQPFEIYHGCPIFYSVGNFTFGSRNSHAEGLLIAVRFEDDETVVSAFPLYVKNRDPRVRYQPKVLRGGAADRALRRLVDISGPTGPELRIEAGRGTLRLKRSSGVSELADDLAQ, from the coding sequence GTGAGTCGCCCCCCCGCCGATCGATCATGGGACGCAGCCCCGCCCGATGCCGGCGAACGGAACATGCAGATCCTGCTGCGACACCTCCCGCCCGAGGAGATCCCGGTCTCGGAAGACCTTTACACCCCGACGGACCTCGACGCGCATCTCACCGCCCTGGGAGAGCCGCCGTTCTCCGTCGTCGCCGTCGGGGACATCATGCTCGGCGATCACGCCAGGAAGGCACTGCGAGGCGGAGACAACGACTACCCCTTCGAGGCCGTTCTCCCGCTCCTCAAGAGCGCCTTCATCGTCCTCGGGAACCTCGAGGGGCCTCTGGCGCGAAATGCCGCCAAGGAGCCCCGGAACTACTCCTACAAGGTCAATCCGGGACTGGCCGCCGCGCTGACTCGAGCGAGGATCAGCGTGCTGACGCTCGCCAACAACCATGCGCTGGATTGCGGACGCGACGGAGTCATCGAGACACTCCATGCGCTGGCGTCAGCGGGGGCGGACGCGATCGGCGCCGGGGTCGACCGGTCGGCGGCTCACCGGCCGCTGATCCGGCGGGCGGGTCCCTGGCGGGTCGGTCTCCTCGGATATTACTGGAACGAGAGGTGCGCGGCGACGGCCGATCTGCCGGGCGCCGCGATGGACACGCCGGAGGCCTTGAAGGCCGATATCGGCGCACTCCGGGAAAGAGTGGACAGGGTCGTGGTCACGTTCCACTGGGGTGTTCCCTATTATCGCGAGCCCTCCCCCGAGAACAGAGCCAAGGCACGATTCGCCGTGGACTGCGGCGCCGACGTGGTGATCGGTCATCACCCTCACATCGTGCAGCCGTTCGAGATCTACCACGGCTGCCCGATCTTCTACAGCGTCGGGAATTTCACCTTCGGGTCCCGCAACAGCCATGCCGAGGGTCTGCTGATCGCCGTTCGATTCGAGGATGACGAGACCGTCGTGAGCGCCTTTCCCCTGTACGTGAAGAACCGCGATCCGCGCGTGCGCTACCAGCCGAAAGTGCTCCGGGGAGGGGCTGCGGATAGAGCGCTCCGCCGGCTGGTGGATATCTCGGGGCCGACAGGGCCCGAGCTGCGGATCGAGGCGGGGCGCGGCACCCTGCGCCTGAAGCGGAGCTCAGGCGTGTCTGAGCTGGCGGACGATCTCGCGCAGTGA
- a CDS encoding IPT/TIG domain-containing protein has protein sequence MKLGRFGRVIVPMGLWLSLSYPASAALVTLTGKVTDQNGGGIFNVTINFVDSCTGVVAGAINNVTSSTGSFQAGVNAGIYDLEITPTSGSLFAAQRILSFDLTSSRTLATVVLPFGIIISGRVTDAAGTGLANVYVHFYPPGASDRFFTVRDKTDLSGNYSVVVPTIPCGLYDVRYGPPSGTRYLVLARLSVPITGNTTLPAVALSTGVLLSSTVYDTAGPGHPVINVNIDVVDAVSGIVLDLSHDRTDGTGTYSVAVPPGTYLIDTKPEKCTLLVAQESAPVTVAADMTLPRVNLAGGVLVKGMVTDTRGTPVSEANTNYFHSDPVTNKLVQVLTWDDHTDATGAYSAVIPASDTYTIDYFPPLTTGCPPVTQRLVAVRVAGVGINNNPPPLPTVQFPDGFLVTGRSITVARAPIANVDLTFFLAGSATNKLFVGHHHTDSAGNFAVVVVPGNYDVRFEPATTNLAAKRLFGVGVSGDRNLGDVLLEQGFVVSGQVTDSLGLPVDTADLSFFDVYTGLKSETPHDNTDASGNYSVVVPPRTYNVNFIPPPGTPLATVRVPNVVITASRSGFNAVLPGAFAVSGFVRNSSAQIVPAVDLNFYVSGTTTRQIVSLDNTDATGFYSVFVPPGTYDIVFTPPVTMSGLAMARVNGVAVQSDVGLPDVILGQALLPGVSSIAPNSGPSSGGTPVTILGSNFQPAATVTLGGLTLSGVDVVSTGQINALAPAFPLGPQGVVVDLAVGNVGSGTAVLPSAFTFTPAAVPIDLTVTRGPFSIVLSWPSTGQASYTIYRSTSPRQFGQTQLLAITGATTFTDVGADGDGMTYFYRVE, from the coding sequence ATGAAGCTGGGAAGGTTCGGTCGAGTCATCGTTCCGATGGGGCTCTGGCTGTCCCTCTCTTACCCGGCGTCGGCGGCGCTGGTCACGCTGACCGGCAAGGTGACCGACCAGAACGGCGGTGGCATCTTCAACGTCACGATCAATTTCGTCGACTCCTGCACCGGTGTCGTGGCCGGTGCGATCAACAACGTCACGTCGTCCACCGGCTCGTTCCAGGCGGGCGTCAACGCGGGGATCTACGACCTGGAGATCACTCCCACTTCGGGCAGCCTGTTCGCGGCACAACGGATTCTCAGCTTCGATCTCACCTCGAGCAGGACGCTCGCGACCGTCGTCCTGCCATTCGGCATCATCATCTCGGGGCGCGTGACGGATGCAGCCGGCACCGGGCTGGCGAACGTGTACGTCCATTTCTATCCCCCGGGCGCGAGCGACCGTTTCTTCACCGTGCGCGACAAGACGGATCTGTCTGGCAACTACAGCGTGGTCGTCCCGACGATTCCCTGCGGCCTGTACGACGTCCGGTACGGCCCTCCGTCGGGGACCCGCTATCTGGTCCTCGCCCGTCTCTCGGTCCCGATCACGGGGAACACGACGCTCCCGGCGGTGGCCCTCTCCACGGGCGTGCTCCTGAGCAGCACGGTCTATGACACAGCGGGACCCGGACACCCGGTCATCAACGTCAACATCGATGTCGTCGACGCGGTCAGCGGCATCGTTCTCGATCTGTCGCACGATCGCACCGACGGCACGGGCACCTACTCGGTCGCCGTGCCGCCGGGCACGTATCTCATCGACACCAAGCCCGAGAAATGTACTCTGCTCGTCGCCCAGGAATCCGCCCCCGTCACCGTGGCCGCCGACATGACGCTTCCCCGCGTCAATCTCGCGGGGGGCGTTCTGGTGAAGGGCATGGTGACGGACACGCGGGGCACACCCGTGTCCGAGGCCAACACGAATTACTTTCACAGCGACCCCGTGACCAACAAGCTCGTGCAGGTTCTGACCTGGGACGACCATACGGACGCCACGGGCGCCTACAGTGCCGTCATCCCTGCTAGCGACACCTACACCATCGATTACTTCCCGCCGTTAACGACGGGCTGCCCGCCGGTGACGCAGCGCCTGGTCGCCGTGCGGGTTGCGGGCGTCGGAATCAACAACAATCCCCCGCCCCTGCCGACCGTCCAGTTCCCGGACGGCTTCCTCGTGACGGGAAGGAGCATCACGGTCGCCCGCGCGCCGATCGCCAACGTCGATCTGACCTTCTTCCTGGCGGGCAGCGCCACCAACAAGCTGTTCGTCGGCCATCACCACACCGACAGCGCTGGAAATTTCGCGGTCGTGGTCGTGCCGGGAAACTACGACGTCCGCTTCGAGCCCGCGACGACCAATCTGGCGGCCAAGCGGCTGTTCGGCGTCGGCGTCAGCGGAGATCGGAACCTGGGTGACGTGCTGCTCGAGCAGGGGTTCGTGGTTTCCGGCCAGGTGACGGACTCGCTCGGTTTACCGGTGGACACGGCGGACCTCAGCTTTTTCGACGTCTACACCGGCCTCAAGTCCGAGACACCACACGACAACACCGACGCCAGCGGCAACTACAGCGTGGTCGTGCCGCCGAGGACGTATAACGTCAACTTCATTCCACCCCCGGGCACACCTCTGGCTACGGTGCGTGTGCCCAACGTCGTGATCACGGCGAGCAGGAGCGGGTTCAACGCCGTGCTCCCCGGTGCCTTCGCGGTCTCCGGCTTCGTCCGCAACTCCTCGGCGCAGATCGTCCCGGCGGTTGACTTGAATTTCTACGTGTCCGGGACCACGACCCGGCAGATCGTGTCGCTGGACAACACCGACGCAACCGGGTTCTACAGCGTCTTCGTTCCGCCCGGGACCTACGACATTGTCTTCACGCCTCCTGTCACGATGAGCGGCCTGGCGATGGCGAGGGTGAATGGTGTCGCCGTGCAGTCGGACGTGGGGCTTCCGGATGTCATCCTCGGTCAGGCGCTGCTGCCCGGCGTGAGCTCGATCGCCCCGAATTCGGGACCGTCGTCGGGCGGAACCCCCGTCACCATCCTGGGTTCCAATTTCCAGCCGGCCGCAACGGTGACCCTGGGCGGCCTCACCCTGTCCGGCGTCGACGTCGTGAGCACCGGTCAGATCAACGCCCTGGCCCCCGCCTTTCCGCTGGGCCCACAGGGAGTCGTAGTCGACCTCGCGGTCGGCAATGTCGGCTCAGGCACGGCGGTTTTGCCGTCGGCGTTCACCTTCACTCCGGCGGCCGTCCCGATCGATCTCACGGTGACACGCGGTCCTTTCAGCATCGTACTGTCCTGGCCCTCGACCGGACAGGCTTCTTACACGATCTACCGCAGCACGTCGCCGCGTCAATTCGGACAGACCCAGCTCCTCGCGATCACCGGGGCCACCACCTTTACCGACGTGGGTGCCGACGGCGACGGCATGACGTATTTCTACAGGGTGGAGTAG
- a CDS encoding ABC transporter ATP-binding protein encodes MNETPSALPSPQKEWGAWDEIRRLLPYARPHRVLFGATLLLSVALSVIDVPLPFFLKKVIDAVLRRHESLHIFGLDLPPQQFLLVIFASLVALALVKGTLTYFQRTASEKMGQRMIYELRLDLYRHLQSLSMPFFKNASTGRIMLRFMGDINAVLDMITDGFLRALMDGITIATVACVILALNWRLALVVMSVLPFYALTFVRFSPALRRTGRKARHERVALSGTLQEKIAGRVVVKAYHQEAAEEALVESQTARLRDWLIEKARIGGKLSALANVAVAIGGALILWIGGNDVLNERMTKGGLMAFYALAAMLFPPLRRLARTNETYQAARVSLDRILDFLDETTPLKERDGARELTVTRGDVLFEDVRFSYVPGVPVLRGISVRIEGGQVVALVGPNGSGKTTLLSLLPRFIDPAGGRVLIDGQDLREATLASLRRQIGIVTQEPFLFSGTIEDNIRYGRPAATEEEVWQAAKVANAFDFISALPEGFRTQVGERGQRLSGGQVQRIALARAIINNPPILILDEATSAVDAESDRLIREALLRLMQGRTVFVIAHRISTVQRADRIVVMDSGLIVEEGTHDTLYLKNGPYTRICREQLLLERIAT; translated from the coding sequence GTGAACGAGACTCCCTCCGCCCTCCCTTCGCCGCAGAAGGAGTGGGGAGCCTGGGATGAGATACGGCGTCTTCTGCCGTACGCCCGGCCGCACCGCGTCCTCTTCGGCGCGACGCTTCTGTTGAGCGTCGCCCTGTCCGTCATCGACGTACCCCTTCCCTTCTTCCTGAAGAAGGTCATCGACGCCGTCCTCAGGCGCCACGAGTCCCTGCACATTTTCGGGCTCGACCTTCCGCCTCAGCAGTTCCTGCTGGTCATCTTCGCGAGCCTGGTCGCCCTGGCTCTTGTCAAGGGGACCCTCACCTACTTCCAGCGCACGGCGAGCGAAAAAATGGGCCAGAGAATGATTTATGAGCTCCGGCTCGACCTTTACCGGCACCTCCAGTCCTTGTCGATGCCGTTCTTCAAGAACGCGTCGACCGGCCGGATCATGCTGCGCTTCATGGGGGACATCAACGCCGTCCTCGACATGATCACCGACGGCTTCCTGCGCGCCCTCATGGACGGGATTACGATCGCTACAGTCGCCTGCGTCATCCTCGCCCTGAACTGGCGGCTGGCGCTCGTGGTGATGTCGGTCCTGCCGTTCTACGCCCTCACATTCGTCAGGTTCAGCCCAGCCCTGCGGCGCACCGGCCGGAAGGCGCGGCACGAGCGCGTGGCGCTGTCGGGCACTCTCCAGGAGAAGATCGCCGGCCGCGTGGTCGTCAAGGCCTATCACCAGGAAGCGGCGGAAGAGGCCCTGGTCGAGTCGCAGACGGCGCGCCTGCGCGACTGGCTGATCGAGAAGGCGCGGATCGGCGGCAAGCTTTCGGCGCTGGCCAACGTCGCGGTGGCAATCGGCGGCGCCCTGATCCTGTGGATTGGCGGCAACGACGTCCTGAACGAGCGCATGACGAAGGGCGGGCTCATGGCCTTCTACGCCCTGGCCGCCATGCTCTTCCCACCGCTTCGCCGGCTGGCCCGCACCAACGAGACCTACCAGGCGGCGCGCGTGTCCCTCGACCGCATCCTCGACTTCCTGGACGAGACCACGCCGCTCAAGGAGCGGGACGGTGCGAGGGAGCTCACGGTGACGCGCGGCGACGTGCTCTTCGAGGACGTGCGGTTTTCCTACGTGCCGGGCGTGCCTGTGCTGCGCGGCATCAGCGTCCGGATCGAGGGCGGGCAGGTAGTCGCGCTCGTCGGGCCGAACGGGTCCGGCAAGACGACGCTTCTGAGTCTCCTGCCGCGCTTCATCGATCCGGCCGGGGGGCGCGTCCTGATCGACGGCCAGGACCTGCGCGAGGCAACCCTGGCCTCGCTGCGCCGCCAGATCGGCATCGTCACCCAGGAGCCGTTCCTGTTTTCGGGGACGATCGAGGACAACATCCGCTACGGCCGCCCGGCCGCGACCGAGGAGGAAGTGTGGCAGGCGGCGAAGGTCGCCAACGCCTTCGACTTCATCAGCGCCCTGCCCGAGGGCTTTCGCACGCAGGTCGGCGAGCGCGGCCAGCGCCTGAGCGGGGGGCAGGTCCAGAGGATTGCGCTGGCGCGGGCCATCATCAACAACCCGCCGATTCTCATCCTCGACGAGGCGACGTCGGCGGTCGACGCGGAGTCCGACCGCCTCATCCGCGAGGCCCTGCTTCGTTTGATGCAAGGACGCACGGTCTTCGTCATCGCGCATCGCATCTCCACCGTGCAGCGCGCCGACCGGATTGTGGTGATGGACAGTGGTCTCATCGTCGAAGAGGGGACGCACGACACCCTGTATCTCAAGAACGGGCCGTACACACGCATTTGCAGGGAGCAGCTGCTGCTTGAAAGGATCGCGACATGA
- a CDS encoding DUF1611 domain-containing protein, with translation MEYFGNIRIKWTYTTHRVDRSAVRGIGLLGSDPDPGRLVLARVLCLGKNKEVEGTDGRRLTLFPGDVIGGCLAYRYATDQYEGLPIADGPAAHLLSMGGVCGFIASKNEKMPEPTTLEWIGSLANGTGKALYLKDFARRPKTQISAPRPRTVLVVGASMNAGKTTTAAQVIRSLSGQGRRVVAAKITGTACRKDPGIMEDAGALRVLDFTCVGHPSTANLPTRDLLALAADLRAMLLEDRPEFIVYELADGIFQRETRLLLEERSFQETIDVALYAAPESPSCESGVRWLRDWGYTVGAVSGMVANSRLGMEEVRQATGVPCLNGEMILSGALNDVLTPASVA, from the coding sequence ATGGAATATTTTGGCAACATTCGGATCAAATGGACTTACACGACCCACCGCGTGGACCGCTCCGCCGTCAGGGGGATCGGCCTCCTGGGCTCGGATCCTGATCCCGGCCGGCTCGTCCTGGCACGAGTCCTGTGCCTCGGGAAGAACAAGGAGGTCGAGGGCACGGATGGCCGGAGGCTCACCCTTTTCCCCGGCGACGTGATCGGGGGGTGCCTGGCCTACCGCTACGCTACCGACCAGTACGAGGGACTCCCGATCGCCGACGGCCCGGCCGCACACCTCCTGAGCATGGGCGGGGTGTGTGGATTCATTGCGAGCAAGAATGAAAAGATGCCCGAGCCGACGACTCTCGAGTGGATCGGATCGCTCGCGAACGGAACGGGCAAGGCGCTCTACCTGAAAGACTTCGCCCGCAGGCCGAAGACGCAGATCTCCGCCCCCAGGCCGCGGACCGTCCTGGTGGTCGGTGCTTCGATGAACGCCGGCAAGACGACCACCGCCGCCCAGGTCATCCGCAGCCTGAGCGGCCAGGGGCGCCGCGTGGTGGCCGCCAAGATCACGGGGACGGCCTGCCGCAAGGACCCCGGCATCATGGAGGATGCCGGTGCTCTGCGCGTGCTCGACTTCACCTGCGTCGGCCATCCGTCCACTGCGAACCTGCCGACGCGCGACCTCCTGGCGCTGGCCGCCGACCTGCGCGCCATGCTCCTCGAGGACCGGCCGGAGTTCATCGTTTACGAGCTCGCCGACGGCATCTTCCAGCGCGAGACCCGGCTCCTCCTGGAAGAGCGATCGTTCCAGGAAACGATCGACGTGGCCCTGTACGCTGCGCCCGAGAGCCCGTCATGCGAGAGCGGTGTGCGCTGGCTGCGCGATTGGGGGTACACGGTTGGGGCCGTCAGCGGCATGGTCGCGAACAGCCGCCTTGGGATGGAGGAAGTGCGGCAGGCGACCGGGGTGCCGTGCCTCAACGGCGAGATGATCCTGTCGGGGGCCCTGAACGATGTCCTGACGCCGGCGTCGGTGGCCTGA